The DNA region gtgaagctaatgatttgaagcaacttgatatggatttctaaatgtgtacatgcaagaaagtcagttttatacgtaaatgtaaaattttggaattttccaaatgcactgccgttttggctttatgccaatttcggtaagatgaagaaggtaaattacctTCACTATAtgcagttaatgatttgagtcaactcggaatggatttctaactgtgaacatgcaagaaagtcagttctatacctaaatgtaaaattctggaattttctaaatgcactgccattttggctttatgccaatttcggtaagatgaagaaggttaattaactttaatatgtgaagctaatgatttgagtcaactcgatatggatttctaagtgtgtacatgcaagaaagtcagttttatacctaaatgtaaaattctggaattttccaaatgcactgccgttttggctttatgccaatttcggtaagatgaagaaggttaattaactttaatatgtgaagctaatgatttgaagcaacttgatatggatttctaaatgtgtacatgcaagaaaatcggttttatacctaaatgtaaaattatggatttttttccaaatgcactgccgttttggatttatgccaatttcggtaagatgaagaaggttaaataactttaatatgtgaagccaatgatttgagtcaactcgatatggatttctaagtgtgtacatgcaagaaagtcagttttatacctaaatgtaaaattctggaattttccaaatgcactgccgttttggctttatgccaatttcggtaagatgaagaagattaattaactttaatatgtgaatttaatgatttgaagcaacttgatatggatttctaaatgtgtacatgcaagaaagtcagttttatacctaaatgtgaaattctggaattttccaaatgcactgccgttttggctttatgccaatttcggtaaaatgaagaaagttaattaacttgaatatgggaatttaataatttgaagcaacttgatatggatttccaaatgtgtatatgcaagaaaatcggttttatacctaaatgtaaaattcttgagttttccaaatgcactgccgttttggctttatgccaatttcggtaaaatgaagaaagttaattaactttaatatgggaatttaataatttgaagcaactcgatatggatttccaaatgtgtatatgcaagaaaatcggttttatacctaaatgtaaaattcttgagttttccaaatgcactgccgttttggctttatgccaatttcggtaagatgaagaagattaattaactttaatatgtgaatttaatgatttgaggcaacttgatatggatttctaaatgtgttcatgcaagaaaatcgattttatacctaaatgtagaattctagaattttccaaatgcactgccgttttggctttatgccaacttccgtaagatgaagaaaattaattaactttaatatgtgaatttaataatttgaagcaaattgatatggatttctaaatatgtacatgcaagaaagtcggttttatacctaaagtaaaattatggaattttttccaaatgcactgccgttatggtcttgtgtcaacttgagtaagatgatgggggtttattaacattaatatgttaagctaatgatttgaggcaacttcgtatggattttttaatgtgtacatgcaggaaaatcggttttatacctaaatgttaaattctggaatttttccaaatgcactgccgttttggctttatgccaatttcagtaagatgttgagggttaattaacgttaatatgtgaagctaatgatttgaagcaattctttgtggatttctaaatgtgtatatgaaagtaaatcggttttgtacctgaACTAGCAGCTCGTCCCGGCATGGCACGGGGtagacaattatttatttttggaaatttaaatataaaacacttttttcacaaatatttttatttgtagttaaaaaaatcccacagttttatttgtatgtaagtcTATTTATGTTCAATTTCGTTGATAGTTTAAGTGGCGGACacttaaataagtaatatttacaTAGGATATTATATGAATCTTTACtatgtttttttaagtaattagaATAAAAGCAGAGtcaaatacaatatttacagTCTAAATTAAACCTTGACAActttcatgcaagaaagtcagttttatacctaaatgtgaaattctggaattttccaaatgcactgccgttttggctatatgccaatcttcggtaagatgaagaaggttaattaactttaatatgtgaatttaataatttgaagcaacttgatatggatttctaaatgtgtacatgcaagaaagtcagttttatacattCTTACTATTacttaataatttacatttttagtattttttattttacaggtTTACTTTTACATTATTTACAGATATAATATTAAGGTAGATTTacgttttttacttttatatttgtcaGTTTTTATCTTAAAGCTTCACTGTAAACTACGTTGGCAGTGGTATTTGTAGATggcaacaaaatatattgattttcagGAGATCCCACTCGAGAAAGGGCAACATATAGTTGTCCATGAGAAAAGTATTCTTTTCTTAGGTCGATGCCAACCAACGAAAATGTTTCACACTGGGACTTATTTATTGTGAGCGCAAATGATGTTCTTAGAGAAACCTCTTAAATGATATAAGCAAGTCCGTAGGAATCATGGGGATCCGCGGTATGTGGGCGAGCTGTCCGGCCGCGGCCCCGGTGAATATAGTGGCTACTATGACGTTATCCCGCAATTCCTTCACCAGAAGTCTCGTGCCATTGCACATGCTGGGAGGGCATAGGTTCCTCAGCAGCATTATGGGAGTGCCTACCTTTAATTGTAGTTCGTGGGACGGCAAGCCGGAAGGATTcagagaatttaaaaattcttgcGGATAGTGCACTGTATCTTCGATGTTGCATACTGTGTCAATAGATTTGTAAGATTTAAATTCACCGGGTACTTTTtccataataattttgttaaccTCATTAACCGATTCATTTCGCGGGGAGACTATCGCTCTCGAACAGAGCCAATTGAAATTTCTCTCCGTAAGATTTTGTATGTCCGGATATATTGTGTCCACAAGAATTTCTAGACTCTGAACGATTTGACCCAATTCGTTATCCAACAATACCTGGAGACTGATTGCAACCGGAGACGGTAATTTTCCGTCTCCAAGTTTTAGAAGTTTTTGTGAGGAATTATTATCGTCATTGTCACTTAAATATGCTCTCATATTTGTGCGCAGATTAAGAGTTTCAATCGATTGCCATAAAGCTGATGATTTAAGGCAAGCTCGAGTACCTTTTGTTATAACTGGTAATGTTTGACGAAAGTCTCCAGCTAAAACAAACGTCACGCCCCCATTATACGGTCTGAGCTAAGATGTCTCTCAGCGTGCGCTCCACGGCTTCCACGTGAACCCTGTGGCTTATGGTGCACTCGTCCCAGATGACCAGCAAAGTGTCTTGTAAGAGCTGCCCCAGCGGACCGTTTTTGCGGATCGAGCACACAGATTGTTGTTCCAAAGACACAGCCAATGGTATTTTAAATGTAGAGTGAGCAGTCTTTCCATCATTTAATAGGGTTGCAGCAATCCCGGACGATGCCACTGCAACAGCTTTTTTTCCCGATTGACGTACTTTTGCCAACATTAAATTGGCaaggaattttccaaatgcactgccgttatggctttatgacaatgaagaaagttaattaactttaatatgggattttaataatttgaagcaacttgatatggatttctaaatgtgtacatgtaagaaaatcggttttatgcctaaatgtaaaattctggaaattttccaaatgcattgccattatggctttatgtcaactttggtaagatgaagaaggtaaattaactttaatatatgaagttaatgatttgaagcaactttataagtatttctaaaagagtatatgcaagaaaagcggttttatacctaaatgtaaagttgtggaatttttccaactgcactgtcgttttggttctatgccaatttcggtaaaatgaagaaggttaattaactttaatatgcgaagctaatgatttgagtcaactcgatatggattcctaagtgtgtacatgcaagaaagtcagttttatacctaaatgtaaaattctggaattttccaaatgcacaggctttatggctttatgtcaactttggtaagatgaagaaggcaaattaccTTCactatatgaagttaatgatttgaatcaactcaaaaTGGATTCCTAACTGTgaacatgcaataaaatcggttttaacctaaatgtaaaattctggaattttccaaaatgcgctgccgttttggctttgtgccaatttcggtaagatgaagaaggttatttaactttaatatgtgaatttaataatttgaagaaaattgatatgg from Bactrocera tryoni isolate S06 unplaced genomic scaffold, CSIRO_BtryS06_freeze2 scaffold_629, whole genome shotgun sequence includes:
- the LOC120781334 gene encoding uncharacterized protein LOC120781334 encodes the protein MRAYLSDNDDNNSSQKLLKLGDGKLPSPVAISLQVLLDNELGQIVQSLEILVDTIYPDIQNLTERNFNWLCSRAIVSPRNESVNEVNKIIMEKVPGEFKSYKSIDTVCNIEDTVHYPQEFLNSLNPSGLPSHELQLK